The DNA segment aaaactagAAAATAAATGGTATCAAATTTTACAAGCCTCaataaataagaaaagaaatgtgaaaactaaaaataaattgtttaaagaGTTCAAGTTAACTAgaaataactttcttattttaagTGGAACAATGTACGTATTTTTACATTGTTGAAATGTAGAGGTAATTGcaaataggacaaagtaattttagcatttttcgacagtttaaaattgtgtttattgaaaacttaTTAATAAAGCGTTGGGGTCAAAACATATTTTACCTATAATAGCTTTGTAGTACTGAAAAATGAGACActttaatttatcaaaaaaatgaaaagataGTTTGTTTTGACGTGCTCGACGtcctttttttgaaatttttgcaacgaataaaaaatatctgttTCATAGCGTTCGACCCCGTTGGGTGAGCCTCTCCGCGTCCTGAAACTAGGGGAAACCCAAGTCCCTTACTCAGTCTTCATCGACTACATCAACGGCTTGAGCGACTCAACGTGGGCGTAAGCAAATCCACATTTTCCCCATCCCCTCGATTCTAACCGTCCCCATTTCAGCGGTTCAGCTTACAGCTTGCTGCACCACAACTGCAACAACTTCTCCGAGGAAATCGCCCAGTTCCTGTGCGGTTGCAGCATACCCAAGTACATCCTAGATTTGCCCAACGAAGTCCTGAATTCATCCTTAGGTCCGGCGTTGCCGCTGCTCATCGGCCAACTGGAGAAGAGCGCCAGGCCCGTCTCCGAGGAACAGACCAGGTCTAGGGAACACAGTCCCGATTTCGAACAGCTCAATTCGCAGATCGAAGAAGTCAGGTcagataaaagtaaaaagaAGTGTGGCAAGCACTGAGCGTAACCGGCTTGGGTTCAAATGTAGCTAATTCATAAATATATTGTTCACGAGCAGGCTGTTAACGCATACATTTATCTATTGTAATTTTCGCGGCTTTGAGCACTCCGGTGATAGTTTCAGACCGTTTTAAATCGTTACCCAAGATTTAGTTAGTAAATTGTGTTGTGAGTTGTCTGGAACTGGCACCGGAAGTCTTCAGCAACATTTACCATTGTGGGCTTTGTGTTTGTTGAGTTGTTGATCAAGCAAGCTTGGACTGTTCGTTTTTAGATTAATTCTTTAAACTACACTGCTGTCAAACAGtcttttgtttgtgtttgtgtAAAGCGCCATCTGTAACGTAGTGTGACGTAGTCTTCCGTATTTTCCCTTTCATTGTATTTATTTCGTCCAAGTGCAGCaagtaataaaacaataaataatcgaAAATCGTTGTTTGCATACACAAAATCATATACTGAGTGTTccgatattttttgaatttaattatttacactACCAACATTTTTCTAccctatttttgttttcttcgtTTCCGTTTTGAAAGGCACAACATTAAAACGCAAGCAAATTTTGGTTGACTGTAACAAACACAACACCGTCGACACCCTGTATCATTTTAGTGTTAATAACTcttgatattttttacttaacaTTTGTACTTTATTGAGTAAGTATTTGAGTCATGAGTGTTTGCGATTCCAGTTGACGAATGGATTGATTTTTGTGTGATTGTAGGTACCGTTCGCTCTTGTTGGAAGAGAGAAGAAAAACGATCAAAGAGAAACTAGCGAAAAAGGACCGCAAGAAGGAGAAAAAACGGAAGAAGTTGTTGAGTCAAGGTGGTGCAGTTCCTGTAGATTTAGAAGTAGGTTGTTGGAGTGGAGAACCGAGCGGAATTGATTTGAGGTTTTCAGGACGTTCCGATGGCTGACGGTGAGGTGAACGGCGCCGAGAGCAGAGTACCCTCCGACCAAGTGTTGGATCTGGAGGAAGAAGAACGGCGGGAGGAGGAGGAGAAGAAGCGAGCGAGGGAGCCGCCGATAGTCTACAAGGAATTGCTAGACGTGAGGTTGTGAAGAATCgtggttttttaatttgacgtgTGTGTTGTAGGCCAAAGCGGAATTCGATGCTCTTCTAGGCCTGATCGACGGGAAGCTGTCAGAAGAGGAGCAGAGGTCGATGGAAGAGCTGCAGGTGTACATGATAGGGGACGAGGGTAGTTGGGCGTTGAGTGACggctttttgaatttcatagGTGAGGAGGGAGTTTTTGTTGGCGGAGGGTCAAGTTTGAGATTGCAGGTCGCCTCCTCCATGACAAGGGTCTGCCAGTTGAGGTTCGCGTCCGAACTATGAACATCTTGGCGATCGCCGCTTTGAAAGACGACGTTATTCTAGTCTTGCACCAAGACAGGAAGGATCATGTCTTGATGAATTACGCGTTCGAAATCGACAGAATCGCTCCAGAGGAACAAGAAGCTTTGGCTCTATTCGtacgttaattaaaatttcgctGCTTGCGTTTATTGTGAATTTAAGAATacaattatgtttttctaaatttgaggttataaatagcgtcaatgtctagtagATTgttgtcagttaaaattatcGACCGGACTATCGGtgatgtttgatttttttagattGTCAACATGTTCGAGAATCTGAGTTCTTCCGAATGGTTGATGTACATTTCCGAGTGGACGTACAACAACCAGCAGACCAGCAACATAAGAGTGACCACCAAGGTCGCCGTGCACTCATTGCTGTCAGATTTACCAGCGCTGCAAGAGAGGGGGACTGCCATCATCCACAACCTGGCCTGCAAGGAGGTAAAATCCGTGGTCTGTATCTAATTTCTCTTCCAGTCGTTATTACGCCAGGCTTTTTGGCTGCTTTTTGTAAATTACGAACCGATTATTCGATCGATACTCTGTTCAGGTTTGTGTTTtcagaaaatgtttaaaaattttcggatTCGCCAGCTTTTACCCAAAGGCAGCTTATCTAAGGTAGCTGATGGTTGATGTATGCTTGTCTCATTTGTCGTTGTGGCGACTAACCACACTAGCGATGTGACACGAGAGCGGTCCACGAGAGGGCACCGCTTAAGCGCAATCTCGAGTGGTGCCCTCTCGCGGAACAAGTACTAAATCATTGAGCTTCTGTTATTTGCAATAACACCGGTGCGGGTGATTTTGCGATTGGATCGTAATCGATGGTGCATGTTTTAGGTGTTCGACGACGTCGCCGTCGAGTTGACGATGGCGCTGCTGCAGTATTTTAGTACGAAACCGAACGAAGAGCACCTGTTCAGGTGTATGAAAGCCTTGAACAAATTTGTACAGATTTCGTCCCAAGAGGTGCCACAGTTGATCCAGATGATAGGGCCCGACCCGAGGAGTTTCAAGGGTACCAGCGAGAGGGTCGACCAACTCATCGAACAACTTAGTATAAAGCTGCGTTAActtattgtaatttattttgtacaaaatttataacGGCTCATTATCGTTGAACAATGTTTCTAGATTTACTGGTTGAAATGTTTTCACTACTAGAGGGTTGATAAAGCTAATTGAAATGATTTTGGTTTTAATTTGTCTGCGTCTATTGTATACAATGTGTAACTGGAGTGATCGATTACTCTGCCTTAATTCCATTATTAACCGTTTTGTGATGTATTCGCCTGATCGTTGTTGATATAATACTTATTTATGATTCATTATTTATAtataataatacaattttaattaacagttTGTTCGGTATTCttttttaactgtttttatttatgttatttatttttacatgaatTATGTAAGCACAAGGGCCTGtacaacagaaaaaatattaaaacattgCAGTGCAAGTgaggttttatttttgttacaaaataataattagaaaTTAACTACACtgttataaaacaataaaagtaaTTCTCTTTTTATCTAAaccttttttcaaaaatcgaaGGACCTATGTAGCTCTATTGATGTTTTTATAAGTTAGCAAAAATTGGTTATACAAcgtgtatatatttttttcctaaaccttGAAGTTatgcaattaaaattattgaaatatttgGCACAAGTTTcgttacccgcctatggggaagaaaaaacaaatgcaagaaaagtttcacttgttttttgttAACAGTACAGCGGCTAACTGCTGCGCCCGTTACTGTGACCTATAATGATAAGGGTGGAAGAGGAAAAAGGGTATggtagatattaaatgaaaacaattgtaataatgaatattttaaattgactCTAATGAATCACCCATACCAAAGATGACAAAATGTCTCCCAAAATTAGTGAAAATTCTCATGGTGTTATCACAGTATTCACTAAATCATTACACGAAGTGTTCAAAGTGACCGCCGTTGTTgtcaatacaataatgaaggTACCGACGAAAAGATCCTTCCACTCTTTCCAACATACCTCTGTTATTGCGAATTGTGACAGCATTTTCCATCCGTTCTCTTAAAACTTGAATTGTATCAATTGGGATCGAAAATACCAAGTCCTTCATGTATCCCCACAAGAAGAAGTCGCATAAAAATTCTCTGGGCTTGAGGAGCACTCCCGCACGCTTCACCATACACTACACAACATCTATGTGTTcactattcgaaaataaacgcgccattttcacaaaattttagcttaaatcGCAGAAGCAACACGTAAACACCTACCTTTTGTGGTCGGATAAAattaactgaaaatgtaatcaTCGTGTCTTTACCTCGGCCGCTCagcgaaaaaactttattctaaaaacacaatattttGCGCAAAATCCTCATTGTTCCTCGTGTTATTACATCAgtcttttttttaagaaacataataattatcgttacgAATTAACTTTTGGAGTGGAGTGGAGATGGAAGAGCTTCAAAAGTTGTCGAAAAAGGAAATGGACGCCACCAGTTTTTACACAAACAATGCGAAAAgtggaaaattttcaattgaatatattaaaaacatttcaattgCTGATATGCAAATTGATTAGTAACATATAAGTAAACTTAATAACAAGATTGGTTCTTGTTATTGAGGTTGACTTTGGTACTTCCTGTTTTATATGATTGGAAGCTTAGAAGCTTTGATCTTTCTCCGCAGGGACATTCAACCTATTTTTATACGTTTGAGAATTTCTGCGATTACATCTGCATGCTGTAGTTAGGTATTGTTGCGTTTTATATTAATTGTGTGTTCACTCGatctcatttaattttttttgacatttgacaccTTGACAGATTTGTCCCCAAACAACTTACACAACACAATTAATAAAGTCAAATAGACTACGTCCACTaatagaatgcatttttttgaatatccttagataacaaaatccccaaaccataacattaaaatattaagaaagtatcatagattgtgttggtaatgtcttgaagcattcgcgccactgattctcattggttgttataaaacccacgcgaaaaataaattatatgacatttcaaatttgaaattgtcagttctgtcaagtggtttaagcatttacatttgcgatttttcatctttagagctttgttttgcgattctctggttttaatagtagtttatttaacgagttcgtgtgtaaatttgccttttttggcatgtttaaaaaaacacgagtgacacgagcgttttaaaggcccacgagtgccaaaaaaaggccaatttacacaagaacgagttgaatacaacgtttttttgttcgacgagccccttaaaggctctaaatcgcttaaaatctttaaaattagcttgaagtttcgttttgacaagttgtcaaatttatcaaaatccgtttacacaggagaaaattctcaaattctgacagtgtcgaacaaaaaaagtttttccttttgatcgtgttgctgttttgatctgttccgttgcgattttttgttgatttttttaaatttgtgaagtgagtgcgtgcctcaagaatctagcattataaacactttaagtgacattacaaacatcgaaaatgatacagagctaatttttgttcatgcattaaataatctcttgcttgtgtctagccatttccgaaaaaagctggatattttaatttcaatagccagctttttcggaaattcgaaaatgtattgtgggttgcattttttttccatcgggcacattattactcgtgaaacaccctgtattaataaaacctaatatattactcctactgtactgaagttttctttcatctttcctaagtgcaaacatgcagaataataataaaacatcacgtgtaaacctgctctttccatttttttaaatttcgcaccggatctatttgttatagcgtaagtgaacatttttagtaacatttatgtcaagcaatctatcagtggacagagtttatataatctgttttttctttttatcaaagaaccaccaacaccgcaatttacacccaaaatagggGTGGCATTGGTGGCAACATTCTACACTTTTGACCTAGGGCGAAAAATCTTATCATATAAGTTAATAACAAccaatttgagagtttaataaataaatgtcttactttgcgagccatttttaataacacgttcaaatttaaaatgcgagtttgcgtactttcaaggacattaaaaatgacagatgcTGGCAGgaatagccaatagatatcattaaattccctaaatttagtaaaattttattattgcaaacctaaatcaacaggtcgtggttctttaataaaaaacatactttttgtaaaatcgtatCAAAATGAAGTCATTTATACAATAATTTGCGGGCGTACCTAAATAATGCCTTTTGCGCCCTAAGGCCTAAaagaacaacaattaattttaatagctattttatttgttgcatcACATTGGAAACCAACAACATaactcttgatttttgagaacgaatcatgtcatttattttttcaaagctttaaggtggatttaaatgattttacaaaaaataatgtttgcatTTCGGGGGTGAACGGCGATTTTGGCCCTTTGGCGTCTTATAATAATCCTCATCTTATAATCGCCTCCTTCACGctcttaatacaaaaatatctatTAGTTATCGCAAGAATTATTAGCGAAGATTTTTCCGAACTCACAAATGCTCATGTGTTTACACcatccattgataacgaagcacgaaaaaagaatcactcgattaaaatactcgaatgaaaaacagtaaaaactgcGGACGtcctttcttcaaaaaaactaAAGTTTTTAtggcacaaaaacattttcactcactttttcgtttcaattgataattatcccatgagcgaag comes from the Tenebrio molitor chromosome 9, icTenMoli1.1, whole genome shotgun sequence genome and includes:
- the LOC138139113 gene encoding uncharacterized protein isoform X1 gives rise to the protein MSSSTVELYIYDLSRGMAATLSPMIIGKKIDGIWHTAIVVYGREYFFGSHGISSCNPRSTPLGEPLRVLKLGETQVPYSVFIDYINGLSDSTWAGSAYSLLHHNCNNFSEEIAQFLCGCSIPKYILDLPNEVLNSSLGPALPLLIGQLEKSARPVSEEQTRSREHSPDFEQLNSQIEEVRYRSLLLEERRKTIKEKLAKKDRKKEKKRKKLLSQGGAVPVDLEDVPMADGEVNGAESRVPSDQVLDLEEEERREEEEKKRAREPPIVYKELLDAKAEFDALLGLIDGKLSEEEQRSMEELQVYMIGDEGSWALSDGFLNFIGRLLHDKGLPVEVRVRTMNILAIAALKDDVILVLHQDRKDHVLMNYAFEIDRIAPEEQEALALFIVNMFENLSSSEWLMYISEWTYNNQQTSNIRVTTKVAVHSLLSDLPALQERGTAIIHNLACKEKMFKNFRIRQLLPKGSLSKVFDDVAVELTMALLQYFSTKPNEEHLFRCMKALNKFVQISSQEVPQLIQMIGPDPRSFKGTSERVDQLIEQLSIKLR
- the LOC138139113 gene encoding uncharacterized protein isoform X3, encoding MSSSTVELYIYDLSRGMAATLSPMIIGKKIDGIWHTAIVVYGREYFFGSHGISSCNPRSTPLGEPLRVLKLGETQVPYSVFIDYINGLSDSTWAGSAYSLLHHNCNNFSEEIAQFLCGCSIPKYILDLPNEVLNSSLGPALPLLIGQLEKSARPVSEEQTRSREHSPDFEQLNSQIEEVRYRSLLLEERRKTIKEKLAKKDRKKEKKRKKLLSQGGAVPVDLEDVPMADGEVNGAESRVPSDQVLDLEEEERREEEEKKRAREPPIVYKELLDAKAEFDALLGLIDGKLSEEEQRSMEELQVYMIGDEGSWALSDGFLNFIGRLLHDKGLPVEVRVRTMNILAIAALKDDVILVLHQDRKDHVLMNYAFEIDRIAPEEQEALALFIVNMFENLSSSEWLMYISEWTYNNQQTSNIRVTTKVAVHSLLSDLPALQERGTAIIHNLACKEVFDDVAVELTMALLQYFSTKPNEEHLFRCMKALNKFVQISSQEVPQLIQMIGPDPRSFKGTSERVDQLIEQLSIKLR
- the LOC138139113 gene encoding uncharacterized protein isoform X2 produces the protein MSSSTVELYIYDLSRGMAATLSPMIIGKKIDGIWHTAIVVYGREYFFGSHGISSCNPRSTPLGEPLRVLKLGETQVPYSVFIDYINGLSDSTWAGSAYSLLHHNCNNFSEEIAQFLCGCSIPKYILDLPNEVLNSSLGPALPLLIGQLEKSARPVSEEQTRSREHSPDFEQLNSQIEEVRYRSLLLEERRKTIKEKLAKKDRKKEKKRKKLLSQGGAVPVDLEDVPMADGEVNGAESRVPSDQVLDLEEEERREEEEKKRAREPPIVYKELLDAKAEFDALLGLIDGKLSEEEQRSMEELQVYMIGDEGSWALSDGFLNFIGRLLHDKGLPVEVRVRTMNILAIAALKDDVILVLHQDRKDHVLMNYAFEIDRIAPEEQEALALFIVNMFENLSSSEWLMYISEWTYNNQQTSNIRVTTKVAVHSLLSDLPALQERGTAIIHNLACKEVKSVVFDDVAVELTMALLQYFSTKPNEEHLFRCMKALNKFVQISSQEVPQLIQMIGPDPRSFKGTSERVDQLIEQLSIKLR